The genome window CAGATCTCCCGTCAGGTGGCCAATCTCGAAATCCGCGAGGCAGTCACCCCCGCCACGCTCCTCCCACTCGCGGTGGTGGTCGGCGTGGCGCTGGGCATGATCGCCGGACTCGGTGCAGGGAACGACTGGGCGGTCTTCGCGCTTGCGTGGCAGGGTGTCACCTACGGGGTGACTGACCCTTTCCTCCACAGGGACCTTGGGGTCTTCGTCGCGCAGCTCCCGCTGTGGGTCCTGTTGCACTCCTTCGCCCGGCTGTTGGCCTGGAGCGCGCTCGTGGTGATGGGTGTGCTCTATGCTGCGCTCGGCGCGCTCCGGTGGCATCAGGGCCGTCCCGCCATCTCCGATCACGCTCGAAAGCACCTGGGCCTGCTGCTGGCCGGTGTGGCACTGGTGCTCGGTTGGGGATTCCTGCTGACGCCGTTCGAAGTCGCGGCGACCGCCGCCCCGGCGGCCGGTGTTTGGGGCACGCTCGAGCTCTCGATGCTGGCACTCGCCGGCGCCTGCCTCGCTGCCGTTGCCATTTCCATCCTGTGGGCCTTGCGGGGACACCATCTCCTGATGCTCGCCGGGTGGGGCGTCCTGCTGTCCGGCGCGATGTTCGCCTGGATCATGTCTCCCGTCTCGGCCGAGATCAGCGACGAGGTGGCTGCCAGCCGCGTCGTCCTCGACCGCCTGGCCTACGGCCTCGAGGGGCTCGATGACCGGCCCGCCCGGTCGCCGCTGGCGCCGGAGGCGGGCGTGCCGTCGCTCTGGTCGTGGGCCAGCATCGGGCGGTTGGCCAGCGCCGATTCCCAGAGCCTCGAATCGGCCGTCCAGACCACCATCCCGTTGAACGGATCCGCCATCCCGGTCTGGCTGGTATTGCGTGTGCCGCAGTCGGGACCGGCCGCAGTGCTCGCCATCGCAGACGGCCGTACCGACGGGCACGGCGGGCCGCTGTCCTACCGCGCCGGTGATTCGCTGGCATACCCGGGCCTCGTCACGTTTACGACCCTGCCACCCGCGGCCGTACGACCCGGGGCACCACGGTTGGTGGTGGACTCCGGACCGGTGGGACTGCGCGTCGGCGGGGCCGCCCGGCGGATGGTGCTCGCATGGTCGCTCCAATCGGCGAGCGTGCTGGGGGCGTCCGGCCCGGCGACCCGGGTGCGCTGGCACCTGGCGCCACGGGCGCGGCTGGAACACCTGCTCCCGTTCGCATCATGGGATAGTCCGCGCCTGCTCCTCGTCTCCGGCTCGCCGGTGTGGGTGGCGCACGGCTACGTCGCCAGCGAGTACTTCCCTGGATCGGTGCGGATCGGCGATCTCGGGTCGCTCGAGGCCGGACTCCTCGGCGCGGTCGACGCCGTGACGGGGGCGACGAGCATCTACCTGCTGCCCGATGCGGGGCCGATCACCCGGAGTTGGGCCGAAGTCAGCCAGGGGGTCGTGCGGCCGACCAGCGAGATCCCCACGGAACTGGCGTTGGTGTCGCCGTACCCGGTACGGCTCTTCGAGGCGCAGTCCCGGTTGCTCGAAGCAGGCCCCTGGCGAGTCGGTACCCTCGCCGGGCGCCCCGCCACCCCACCAGGAGACCCCTCGGCTCCGACAAACGTCTGGGAGGGCGGCAAGGGGCTCACCGTGGTGACCGGCTACGAGCGCGGGGAGGATCGCCGGATTCGAGCCCTCCTGCTTGGACGGGTCACCGAGGCCGGGCGCCGTCTTGACCTCGTCCGGCTCACCGAGGGCGGCAGCCTGCCGGGTCCGGCGGTCGCTCAGGCGACCTGGGACCGCTTTCCCTCGTACGAGCAGGTGCTCGACTCCGTGGTGCGGCGTGGGGCGCGCTTCGAACGGGGACCGTTTCGGATCCTCCCCATGGGCGACACACCGATCGCTTATCAACCCTGGTATGGGTTCGATGGGGACGGGCTGGTCACGCTCCCGTACATCGCGGTGGAGCAGGGGACGCGGTCTGGCGCGGGGCGCACCTTCGGGACGGCCCTGGATAACCTGCGCGGGCGCGGCGCGCCGCTTCCCCCGGGCTTCGGCCCGACGACGCCCCTCGAGGACGCCCGGCGCTGGATGCTCCGTGCCGATTCCGCGCTCCACGCCGGCGACTGGGAAGGGTTCGGGCGTGCCTTCGGCGCACTCCGGGAGGCGCTCGGGGTGGGTCGTGACGCGCAGTGACCGCGGTTGTATCCACCCTCCGGGCCGGGTAACTTTCGGTGTTGTCAACCACGCACAGGAGAGACTGTGAATCTGCATGAATATCAGGCGCGCGCACTCCTCAAGGCGGCCGGGATTCCGGTGCCCGACGGCGATGTCGCGTCGACCCCCGGCGAAGTGGAGTCGCTCGCCCGGCGCATCGAAGGCACCGTCGTCGTCAAGGCACAGGTCCATGCGGGCGGCCGTGGCAAGGCGGGAGGCGTCAAGCTCGCCAAGACGCCGGCCGAGGCCGCGGAGATCGCCTCCCATATCCTCGGCATG of Gemmatimonadales bacterium contains these proteins:
- a CDS encoding UPF0182 family protein, whose product is MRGRWIAGTVAALAVLLFAGQWAADFLAGRWWAGALVPEAAGFVSGVRLLRLTLDTAAVLLATAWFTGHLLIVHRAIGSVQISRQVANLEIREAVTPATLLPLAVVVGVALGMIAGLGAGNDWAVFALAWQGVTYGVTDPFLHRDLGVFVAQLPLWVLLHSFARLLAWSALVVMGVLYAALGALRWHQGRPAISDHARKHLGLLLAGVALVLGWGFLLTPFEVAATAAPAAGVWGTLELSMLALAGACLAAVAISILWALRGHHLLMLAGWGVLLSGAMFAWIMSPVSAEISDEVAASRVVLDRLAYGLEGLDDRPARSPLAPEAGVPSLWSWASIGRLASADSQSLESAVQTTIPLNGSAIPVWLVLRVPQSGPAAVLAIADGRTDGHGGPLSYRAGDSLAYPGLVTFTTLPPAAVRPGAPRLVVDSGPVGLRVGGAARRMVLAWSLQSASVLGASGPATRVRWHLAPRARLEHLLPFASWDSPRLLLVSGSPVWVAHGYVASEYFPGSVRIGDLGSLEAGLLGAVDAVTGATSIYLLPDAGPITRSWAEVSQGVVRPTSEIPTELALVSPYPVRLFEAQSRLLEAGPWRVGTLAGRPATPPGDPSAPTNVWEGGKGLTVVTGYERGEDRRIRALLLGRVTEAGRRLDLVRLTEGGSLPGPAVAQATWDRFPSYEQVLDSVVRRGARFERGPFRILPMGDTPIAYQPWYGFDGDGLVTLPYIAVEQGTRSGAGRTFGTALDNLRGRGAPLPPGFGPTTPLEDARRWMLRADSALHAGDWEGFGRAFGALREALGVGRDAQ